In Frederiksenia canicola, the sequence CTAAGGCTTCTAATTTCGCACGTGTTACGGTTAATACTAAGTGTTTCGGGCCTGTTGCATCTGCGGTAATGTACGGTAAGTTCACTTCCGTAGATTGTGCTGAAGAAAGTTCGATTTTCGCTTTCTCTGCTGCCTCTTTCACACGTTGCATTGCCATTGAGTCGTTGCGTAAATCCACGCCTTGCTCTTTTTGGAACTCTTCAACAAGGTAGTTGATTAAACGGTTGTCAAAGTCTTCACCACCTAAGTGAGTATCACCGTTAGTTGCACGCACTTCAAAAGTTTGTTCGCCGTCGAAGTTATCAATTTCGATGATGGATAAGTCGAATGTACCACCCCCCAAGTCGTAAACCGCAATGATTTGGTTCTCTTTCTTAGAGTCTAAACCGTACGCTAATGCCGCTGCAGTGGGTTCGTTGATGATACGTTTCACTTCTAAACCAGCAATACGACCTGCATCTTTAGTTGCTTGACGTTGTGCATCGTTGAAGTACGCAGGCACAGTTATTACCGCTTCGGTTACTGGCTCACCTAAGAAATCTTCTGCGGTTTTCTTCATTTTTTTCAACACTTCTGCAGAGATTTGCGGTGGTGCCATTTTTTCGCCTTTTGCAACTACCCACGCATCGCCATTGTCTGCTTTCGTGATTTCAAATGGCATAATTTTGATGTCTTTTTGGACTTCTTGGTCTTCAAAGCGACGACCGATTAAACGCTTGATTGCAAATAATGTATTTTTCGGGTTCGTGATCGCCTGACGTTTTGCTGGCTGCCCCACTAAAGTTTCTTTATCGGTATAAGCAATAATTGATGGCGTTGTACGTGCACCTTCTGCGTTTTCCAATACACGTGGTTTGTCACCGTCCATTACCGCTACACAAGAGTTAGTTGTACCTAAGTCAATACCAATGATTTTTCCCATTTTTTGATTCCTCTACATAAAATTTGGTAATTTTGTTTCAGTTAGCGACAAAATTGTGATTTTTCACAACATTTCAAGGGCTAATCAAAACATTTTTCAAAAAAGAAACGGGAAGTTGTGCGACGTTCCCGTTCAGACGAAGCAGTAAATAGGGCTAAAAAAAGGGAGTTCAAGGGGGGAATTAAAAATTTTTTGAAAAATTTCACCGCAAGCGGTCAGTTCCTTGCCACATTTTGCAAATTGATTTGCAAAAAAACGGTTGGAACTGACCGCTTGTCTTAGTCTTTCCAGAAGGTTGGGCTGAGAATAACCAATAGCGTAAAGACTTCTAATCGCCCACAAACCATCGCAAAAGTCAGCACCCATTTGGCACTGTCTGGCACTTGTACGAAATTGCTGCTCACAGCACCGAGAGCAGGCCCGAGATTATTCATACTCGCAATCACCGCATTCAGTGCATCAAAAGTGTCCATACCGCACGCAATCGTTGCAATCCAACAGACAATAAAAACGAAGAAATAGGCGGAGAAAAATGCCCAGACGCCATCAACGATTTGTTCGGATAAAACGTGTCTGCCCAATTTGATCGGCTGGATAACGTTAGGGTGAATAAAACGGTGAATTTCTCGCTTTCCTTGCAAATAAAGCAATAGCACACGGAACATTTTCAACCCGCCGCCCGTAGAGCCTGCACAGCCGCCAATAAAGGAGGCCAGTACCAACAATAACGGCAAAAACGAAGGCCAACTGCTGAAATCATTTGTAGTAAACCCTGCAGTGGTCGAAATCGAAACTGATTGGAACAATGCCTGCGACAGTGTCGTTTCAGGATCATCAAAATAGCTGTACGCCCAGAGCAATACCACACAAATGAGAAACAGCGAAAGTTGCACTAAAATAAAAAAACGAAACTCATAATCCCGCCAATAGTGATGCAAAATATTGCGTTGCATTTTGCTTTTATATCGACCTTGGAATTGATCAAATAAAGCAAAGTGTAAGGCAAAGTTACAGGCAGAAATCAGCAAAAAGAAGACCGTAATGTAATTGATCGTCTCGCTATTAAAATAGCCGATACTGGCATCGTGCGTTGAAAATCCACCAATCGCCACCGTTGCAAAACTATGACAAATCGCATCAAACACGCTCATTCCTGCCAACCAAAATGCGGTAGCACAAAGCACGGTGAGAGAAACATAAATCAGCCACAAGGCTTTTGCTGTTTCGGCAATACGAGGTCGCATTTTCTGCTCTTTAAGTGGACCAGGCATCTCAGCACGATAAAGCTGCATTCCGCCGATGCCTAACAAAGGAATAATTGCCACCGCAAGTACGATGATCCCCATTCCGCCAAGCCATTGCAAAAATTGACGGTAGAACAAAATTGCTTTCGGCAAGCTATCCAAGCCTGTAATGACCGTTGCCCCAGTGGTTGTTAGTCCTGAAAACGATTCGAAAATAGACTGCGAAAAATTCAAATCAGGATTTTCCAATAGAATGAACGGCACTGCCCCCAAGGAGCCAAGTACCACCCAAAACAGCACCACAATCAAGAAACCTTCCCGTGAACGCAATTCATATTTGTAATGTCGGCAAAGCCACCACAGCACGGTCCCCACCGAAAAATTCAGCACAAATGCTTCAAGGAACGACTTACCACCGCCATCACCATAAATCAATGCGACAAACGCAGGCACTAACATGGTAAAGGAGAAACACATCACCAAAATGCCGACAATGCGAATAATTGAGAGAAACTGCACGTTTAATCCTTCAAATGCTAAAACGGCTAAATGGTACTCCGCTTTTGTGTGCAGTCAAATTTTTTCTCCGTTATAATGCCGCCATTTTGATTACAAGCGGTTAGATTCTATGGAAAATTTGCAAAATTGCTCGCTCGATTGGAAACCATCGGCGAGCATTAAAAATTTAATTCAACGAGCGAAAATCATCCATGAAATTCGCCAATTTTTTACCGAACGGGGCGTGTTGGAAGTCGAAACACCAGCAATGAGTGAGTTTTCCGTGACGGACGTGCACCTTTCAACTTTCAGCACTCAATTTTTGTCGCCGTTTGCCAATCAAGCGAAAAGGCTACATTTGATCACCAGCCCCGAATACCATATGAAACGGCTGTTGGCGTGCGGTAGTGGACCCATTTTTCAGCTTTGTCGCGTTTTTCGCAACGAAGAAGCCGGCAAACGCCACAACCCTGAATTTACGATGTTGGAATGGTATCGTCCACATTTCGATATGTACCGTTTAATCAATGAAGTCGATGATCTACTGCAACAAATTTTGGATTGCGAGCCTGCGGAATCTTTCAGCTATCAGTTTGTATTCCAAACTTACGTTGGTTTAGATCCGCTTTCCGCCAGCAAATCACAGCTGGTTGCCAAGGCCCGTGAGCATGGCTTGCAATGTGATGAAAACGAGCAGAGGGATACCCTGTTGCAATTTTTATTTAGTGAAGTGGTCGAAGCCCATATCGGCAAAGAGCGACCAACAGTGGTTTACCATTTTCCTGCTACGCAAGCGGCTCTCGCTCAAATTAGCACGGAAGATCACCGTATTGCCGAACGATTTGAGTTCTATTATAAAGGATTGGAACTCGCCAATGGCTTCCACGAATTAAGCGATGCTAACGAACAATTCCGCCGCTTTGAACAAGACAACAAACAGCGGGAAGAAATGGGGCTCCCCCGGCAGCAACTCGACAGCCGTTTCCTTGAGGCCTTAAAAGCGGGGATCCCAAACTGTTCCGGTGTAGCACTCGGGGTTGATCGTTTACTGATGATTGCGATGGATGCAGATCGAATTGATGAGGTAATGGCGTTCAGTGTGGATAGAGCTTAGGCAATTTGTAAAAAATTGGTAGAATCTTACCGCTTGTGATATCAACAACTTAATTTAGGATAGATTTTGAATAACTTATTTATCATCGACAGCCACTGTCATTTAGACAGTCTCGATTACGACACTCGGCACAAAAATGTGGACGAGGTGCTCGACAACGCTAAGGCTCGTGGCGTGCAGCATTTTATTTCGATTTGTACCACCGTTGGGCGTTTTGAAAAAATGAAACAGCTCACCGCACATCGTCCTGAAGTCTCACTTTCGTGTGGGGTTCATCCGCTCAATGTGGAAGAAGAGCCCTTTGATTACGAAAAGTTGTTTGAATTTGTGCAAGATCCTCGAGTAGTCGCCGTTGGTGAAACTGGGTTGGATTATCACTACACCCCCGAAACCAAGGCATTGCAACAATCCTTATTTGAACAACAAATTGAAATGGCTAAACAGGTAAACAAACCGTTAATTGTCCATACTCGCTCTGCTCGAGAAGATACGATGCATTTTCTTGAAAAAGGTAATGCCGAGCAATGCGGCGGTGTGTTACATTGCTTCACTGAGGATTGGACAATGGCAAAAAGTGCCTTGGATATTGGGTTTTATATCTCCATTTCAGGTATTATTACCTTTCGCAATGCCGAAGAATTACGGGATGTAGTGCGAAAAGTCCCACTTGATCGGCTATTAGTCGAAACGGATTCACCATATCTTGCTCCGATTCCTTATCGCGGCAAGCCGAACCAGCCTGCTTATGTGCGTGAGGTGTGTGAATATGTCGCAACTTTGAAAGGCATTTCGCTGGAAGAAATGGCACAAATTACGACGCAAAATGTCAAAAATTTATTTAAAATCAATCAATAAGGAGTCATTATGAAAGCAATGATCAAATATTTTCTCATTTTAGTCACCCTTTCACTCCACATCGTTCTGATTGGTGCGGTTAATTACGCGTTCCCAAGTTACGAAACCACAACGGTAACGGGCATGGAGGTTCGCAGAATGGATAAAGACGGCTTACTCAGTGCGGCAAACCCTGCTGATGGTGCTGTGCGAGATGTTTATTTTTTATTCACCGAAGAGCCTGAAACCAAAAAAGTCATGGTTTACCGCAACGAAGACACTGGCTGGGGCTTACCGTTCTACTTCAAATTCAACTCAGCGGATATTCAAGCCAAAGCACAAGCCTATGCCAATGAGAAAAAGCAAGTTGAAATTAAATATTACGGCTGGCGAATCAACTGGTTGAATGAATTCCGTAATATCGTCTCAATCAAACCACTTGCCGAAGGCGACTCAGGCTCGCACCCATGGTTTAGCTACATTTTCTACGCCCTGTTTGCATTGACCTTTTTCTTGTCTGTGCAAGTGATCCGTGGCTGGTTTGATAGTTCAAAATAATAGCTCACTATGCACTACTTCATCGCCGATCTTCATTTAAACGAACGCCAACCTGAAATCACCGAGCTGTTTTTGCAATTTATGCGAGAAAACGCACCGCTTGCAGACTCGGTTTATATTTTGGGGGATTTATTTGATTTTTGGATTGGCGATGATGAAGACTCCGAGCTGATCCGCACAGTCAAAACCGCCATTCAAACTCTCACCACTCAAGGCGTGCCGTGTTATTTTATTTGTGGCAATCGCGATTTTTTGCTGGGTAAAACATTTGCCGAACAGACAGGAATGCAGTTGCTGCCAGATTATTATCTGATTGATCTATATGGCAAAAAAACCTTGATCTGTCACGGTGATACGCTCTGCATTGATGATATCAAATACCAACAATTTCGGCGTAAAGTACACCAAAAATGGCGGCAACGGTTGTTTTTGTGTTTGCCATTGTGGCTGAGACTAAAAATCGCTCACAAAATTCGAGCCAAAAGCCGAGCCGATAAAGGCACAAAATCGGCACAAATTATGGACATCAATCCGCAATTCACCGCTGAAACCGTGGCAAATTTGGGGGCAGAGTGGTTGATCCACGGACACACTCACAAACAAGCCGTGCATATTTGCAACATTTCGAGCGAATCTGACCGCTTGTTTACCCGTATCGTGCTAGGCGATTGGGGCAAAACGGCCTCTATTTTGGCAGTAGACGAAAAGGGTTTTGCGTTTAATGAAATACGCTAAACCCAATTGCGTTCATCTTTTCCTAACGAGCACACCAGACCAAACTCGTTGAAACTTTGGCAAAATCCCTTTATCATTTGATTTTGCGATTTATTCTCACTTATATATGAAACCAATTTTTATTCTTTCAGGGTTACTATTTGTTGTGCTAGGCGGCATCGGCGTTGTCGTACCAGGGCTACCAACCACGCCATTTCTGTTGGCCGCGTTGTACTGTTTCGGCAAAAGCTCTGAGAGGTTACATACTTGGTTTCTTGGCACGAAAATTTATCAAAAATACCTTAAAGAATATGACCAACGCCGTGCAATGACGATGAAACAGAAAATTTCCATTCTCGCTTTTGCCGCACCTTTTTGTATTTTTGCGTTTTTCGCCCTACCAAACATTTGGGGAAAAATCGCCATGATCTTAGTCATTATTTTCCAGTATTACTATTTCTTCTTTAAAATCAAAACTATTCGATAGCCCCTTTTCTCGCCCCACAAGCGGTGAGTTTTTGGCAAAATGTTGCAAAATGCGATATGATGCACGTCCCATTTTTTGCAAAAAATTCTCTCGAAATGACCGCTTGTTTAAGTAAAACCACGCTCAAAATCGGCTTAGTGTCTGTTTCTGACCGAGCCTCCCAAGGCGTTTACGCCGACCAAGGCATTCCTGAATTACAACAGTGGCTTGAAACCGCTATAACAGCGCCGTTTGAGCTTGAAACCCGTTTGATCCCCGATGAACAAGCGGTGATTGAACAAACACTGATTGAACTTGTCGATGAAAAAGCCTGCCATTTAGTGCTGACAACAGGTGGCACAGGCCCAGCGAAACGAGATGTCACCCCCGATGCGACCTTAGCGGTGGCTCATCGTGAAATGCCCGGTTTTGGCGAGCAAATGCGACAAGTCAGCCTGCATTTTGTGCCGACCGCCATTCTCTCTCGCCAAGTAGGTGCCATTCGCCACGACTCGCTGATTTTAAATTTACCTGGTCAACCAAAAGCAATTAAAGAAACTTTAGAAGGCGTGAAAGATAGCGACGGAAAAACGCTCATTCGCGGCATTTTCTCTGCTGTTCCTTACTGTTTACAGCTGTTAAGCGACATTTATATCGACACGAATCCAGCCATTTGTGAAAGTTTCCGACCAAAAGCTGCGAGAAAATAAGGACAAAAAAATGAAAAAAATCGAAGCCATTATTAAGCCATTCAAATTAGATGATGTGCGGGAAGCCCTAACCGATGTGGGCATTGCGGGAATGACCGTGACCGAAGTCAAAGGCTTTGGACGACAAAAAGGACATACCGAGCTTTATCGCGGGGCGGAGTATGCGATCGATTTCTTGCCGAAAGTGAAAGTCGAAATTGTGGTGGCTGATGATCAAGTCGATGAGTGTATTGAAGCGATTATCGACACCGCTCAAACAGGTAAAATCGGCGATGGCAAAATTTTTGTATACGATGTCGAGCGAGCCATTCGCATTCGTACTGGCGAAGAAAACGAAGAAGCGATTTAGCGACAATGCCCTATAAGGACAATCCATGAAAAAAAACACACTCTCTTGGCTGTGGTTGAGCGTTGCAATCATCGCTACTGATCTTTTTACCAAATACCTTGTTGTACAAC encodes:
- the glnB gene encoding nitrogen regulatory protein P-II, which codes for MKKIEAIIKPFKLDDVREALTDVGIAGMTVTEVKGFGRQKGHTELYRGAEYAIDFLPKVKVEIVVADDQVDECIEAIIDTAQTGKIGDGKIFVYDVERAIRIRTGEENEEAI
- the lpxH gene encoding UDP-2,3-diacylglucosamine diphosphatase, producing MHYFIADLHLNERQPEITELFLQFMRENAPLADSVYILGDLFDFWIGDDEDSELIRTVKTAIQTLTTQGVPCYFICGNRDFLLGKTFAEQTGMQLLPDYYLIDLYGKKTLICHGDTLCIDDIKYQQFRRKVHQKWRQRLFLCLPLWLRLKIAHKIRAKSRADKGTKSAQIMDINPQFTAETVANLGAEWLIHGHTHKQAVHICNISSESDRLFTRIVLGDWGKTASILAVDEKGFAFNEIR
- the mog gene encoding molybdopterin adenylyltransferase, whose amino-acid sequence is MTACLSKTTLKIGLVSVSDRASQGVYADQGIPELQQWLETAITAPFELETRLIPDEQAVIEQTLIELVDEKACHLVLTTGGTGPAKRDVTPDATLAVAHREMPGFGEQMRQVSLHFVPTAILSRQVGAIRHDSLILNLPGQPKAIKETLEGVKDSDGKTLIRGIFSAVPYCLQLLSDIYIDTNPAICESFRPKAARK
- a CDS encoding TrkH family potassium uptake protein is translated as MQFLSIIRIVGILVMCFSFTMLVPAFVALIYGDGGGKSFLEAFVLNFSVGTVLWWLCRHYKYELRSREGFLIVVLFWVVLGSLGAVPFILLENPDLNFSQSIFESFSGLTTTGATVITGLDSLPKAILFYRQFLQWLGGMGIIVLAVAIIPLLGIGGMQLYRAEMPGPLKEQKMRPRIAETAKALWLIYVSLTVLCATAFWLAGMSVFDAICHSFATVAIGGFSTHDASIGYFNSETINYITVFFLLISACNFALHFALFDQFQGRYKSKMQRNILHHYWRDYEFRFFILVQLSLFLICVVLLWAYSYFDDPETTLSQALFQSVSISTTAGFTTNDFSSWPSFLPLLLVLASFIGGCAGSTGGGLKMFRVLLLYLQGKREIHRFIHPNVIQPIKLGRHVLSEQIVDGVWAFFSAYFFVFIVCWIATIACGMDTFDALNAVIASMNNLGPALGAVSSNFVQVPDSAKWVLTFAMVCGRLEVFTLLVILSPTFWKD
- a CDS encoding TatD family hydrolase; protein product: MNNLFIIDSHCHLDSLDYDTRHKNVDEVLDNAKARGVQHFISICTTVGRFEKMKQLTAHRPEVSLSCGVHPLNVEEEPFDYEKLFEFVQDPRVVAVGETGLDYHYTPETKALQQSLFEQQIEMAKQVNKPLIVHTRSAREDTMHFLEKGNAEQCGGVLHCFTEDWTMAKSALDIGFYISISGIITFRNAEELRDVVRKVPLDRLLVETDSPYLAPIPYRGKPNQPAYVREVCEYVATLKGISLEEMAQITTQNVKNLFKINQ
- a CDS encoding YbaN family protein; this translates as MKPIFILSGLLFVVLGGIGVVVPGLPTTPFLLAALYCFGKSSERLHTWFLGTKIYQKYLKEYDQRRAMTMKQKISILAFAAPFCIFAFFALPNIWGKIAMILVIIFQYYYFFFKIKTIR
- a CDS encoding DUF1523 family protein, whose protein sequence is MKAMIKYFLILVTLSLHIVLIGAVNYAFPSYETTTVTGMEVRRMDKDGLLSAANPADGAVRDVYFLFTEEPETKKVMVYRNEDTGWGLPFYFKFNSADIQAKAQAYANEKKQVEIKYYGWRINWLNEFRNIVSIKPLAEGDSGSHPWFSYIFYALFALTFFLSVQVIRGWFDSSK
- the epmA gene encoding elongation factor P--(R)-beta-lysine ligase, which codes for MENLQNCSLDWKPSASIKNLIQRAKIIHEIRQFFTERGVLEVETPAMSEFSVTDVHLSTFSTQFLSPFANQAKRLHLITSPEYHMKRLLACGSGPIFQLCRVFRNEEAGKRHNPEFTMLEWYRPHFDMYRLINEVDDLLQQILDCEPAESFSYQFVFQTYVGLDPLSASKSQLVAKAREHGLQCDENEQRDTLLQFLFSEVVEAHIGKERPTVVYHFPATQAALAQISTEDHRIAERFEFYYKGLELANGFHELSDANEQFRRFEQDNKQREEMGLPRQQLDSRFLEALKAGIPNCSGVALGVDRLLMIAMDADRIDEVMAFSVDRA